One genomic region from Streptomyces sp. Li-HN-5-11 encodes:
- the groL gene encoding chaperonin GroEL (60 kDa chaperone family; promotes refolding of misfolded polypeptides especially under stressful conditions; forms two stacked rings of heptamers to form a barrel-shaped 14mer; ends can be capped by GroES; misfolded proteins enter the barrel where they are refolded when GroES binds): protein MAKIIAFDEEARRGLERGMNQLADAVKVTLGPKGRNVVLEKKWGAPTITNDGVSIAKEIELEDPYEKIGAELVKEVAKKTDDVAGDGTTTATVLAQALVKEGLRNVAAGANPMALKRGIEKAVEAVSAALLDQAKEVETKEQIASTASISAADTQIGELIAEAMDKVGKEGVITVEESQTFGLELELTEGMRFDKGYISAYFATDMERMEAVLEDPYILIANSKISSVKDLLPLLEKVMQSGKPLLIIAEDVEGEALSTLVVNKIRGTFKSVAVKAPGFGDRRKAMLGDIAILTGGEVISEEVGLKLENATLDLLGRARKVVITKDETTIVDGAGSSDQVNGRVNQIRAEIENSDSDYDREKLQERLAKLAGGVAVIKAGAATEVELKERKHRIEDAVRNAKAAVEEGIVAGGGVALLQASQVFEKLELEGDEATGANAVKLALEAPLKQIAVNGGLEGGVVVEKVRNLAVGHGLNAATGEYVDMIAEGIIDPAKVTRSALQNAASIAALFLTTEAVIADKPEKAAAPAGGGMPGGDMDF, encoded by the coding sequence ATGGCCAAGATCATCGCGTTCGACGAGGAGGCGCGGCGCGGCCTCGAGCGCGGCATGAACCAGCTCGCGGACGCCGTCAAGGTGACCCTCGGCCCCAAGGGCCGCAACGTCGTCCTCGAGAAGAAGTGGGGCGCCCCCACGATCACCAACGACGGTGTCTCCATCGCCAAGGAGATCGAGCTCGAGGACCCGTACGAGAAGATCGGCGCCGAGCTGGTCAAGGAAGTCGCCAAGAAGACGGACGACGTCGCCGGTGACGGTACGACCACCGCGACCGTCCTCGCCCAGGCCCTGGTCAAGGAGGGCCTGCGCAACGTAGCCGCCGGTGCCAACCCGATGGCCCTCAAGCGCGGCATCGAGAAGGCCGTCGAGGCCGTCTCCGCCGCCCTGCTCGACCAGGCCAAGGAGGTCGAGACCAAGGAGCAGATCGCCTCCACCGCCTCCATCTCCGCCGCCGACACCCAGATCGGCGAGCTCATCGCCGAGGCCATGGACAAGGTCGGCAAGGAAGGCGTCATCACCGTCGAGGAGTCGCAGACCTTCGGCCTGGAGCTCGAGCTCACCGAGGGCATGCGCTTCGACAAGGGCTACATCTCCGCCTACTTCGCGACCGACATGGAGCGCATGGAGGCGGTGCTCGAGGACCCCTACATCCTCATCGCCAACTCCAAGATCTCCTCGGTCAAGGACCTGCTCCCGCTCCTGGAGAAGGTCATGCAGTCGGGCAAGCCGCTGCTGATCATCGCCGAGGACGTCGAGGGCGAGGCCCTGTCGACCCTGGTCGTCAACAAGATCCGCGGCACCTTCAAGTCCGTCGCCGTCAAGGCCCCGGGCTTCGGCGACCGCCGCAAGGCCATGCTCGGCGACATCGCCATCCTCACGGGCGGCGAGGTCATCTCCGAGGAGGTCGGCCTCAAGCTGGAGAACGCGACCCTGGACCTCCTCGGCCGCGCCCGCAAGGTCGTCATCACCAAGGACGAGACCACCATCGTCGACGGCGCCGGCTCCTCCGACCAGGTCAACGGCCGCGTCAACCAGATCCGCGCCGAGATCGAGAACAGCGACTCCGACTACGACCGCGAGAAGCTGCAGGAGCGTCTGGCGAAGCTCGCCGGCGGTGTCGCGGTCATCAAGGCCGGTGCCGCCACCGAGGTCGAGCTCAAGGAGCGCAAGCACCGCATCGAGGACGCCGTCCGCAACGCCAAGGCGGCCGTCGAGGAGGGCATCGTCGCCGGTGGTGGCGTGGCCCTGCTCCAGGCCTCCCAGGTCTTCGAGAAGCTCGAGCTCGAGGGCGACGAGGCGACCGGCGCCAACGCCGTGAAGCTGGCCCTGGAGGCCCCGCTCAAGCAGATCGCCGTCAACGGTGGTCTCGAGGGCGGCGTCGTCGTGGAGAAGGTGCGCAACCTGGCCGTCGGCCACGGTCTGAACGCCGCCACGGGCGAGTACGTCGACATGATCGCCGAGGGCATCATCGACCCGGCGAAGGTGACCCGTTCCGCCCTGCAGAACGCCGCCTCCATCGCCGCGCTGTTCCTCACCACCGAGGCCGTCATCGCCGACAAGCCGGAGAAGGCCGCCGCGCCGGCCGGCGGCGGCATGCCGGGCGGTGACATGGACTTCTGA
- a CDS encoding glycosyl hydrolase translates to MRRRKAIVGAILGAAIAAGTMLAPAADAAPAQPVTNPVMWGIEAGSVAQDTATGQYAGLAPAIDSWFLSQSASTASVTKMAAARQAGAVPMIAWSPEGNLTQIKNGQMDAQIISMAKSLAAYGHPFYFRPFAEFNTPWETYSLGKEGNTPQALYAAWRRVFRIFRQYTGSKSLFVWTVGYSGSITPLKTAWPGSDYVNYVGIDSYDWCTKPTWCPGDQYRYKTVLNALRAFDGGRPAVLAETATGLQTADKGKWLGAAFKTAQADHINALVWFDEIVPNTTQPDWRLASPPSAQAGIQAALRQPNIASPKYRSITTLETYAMTASWARAIR, encoded by the coding sequence TTGAGAAGAAGAAAAGCCATAGTCGGTGCGATACTCGGCGCGGCGATCGCCGCGGGCACCATGCTGGCACCGGCGGCCGACGCCGCCCCGGCGCAGCCGGTGACCAACCCGGTGATGTGGGGCATCGAGGCCGGGTCGGTCGCCCAGGACACCGCCACCGGCCAGTACGCCGGGCTGGCACCCGCCATAGACTCCTGGTTCCTTTCGCAGTCGGCCTCCACCGCTTCGGTGACCAAGATGGCCGCCGCACGCCAGGCCGGCGCCGTGCCGATGATCGCCTGGTCGCCCGAGGGAAACCTCACGCAGATCAAGAACGGGCAGATGGACGCCCAGATCATCTCGATGGCGAAGTCCCTCGCCGCCTACGGCCACCCCTTCTACTTCCGGCCGTTCGCGGAGTTCAACACCCCCTGGGAGACCTACAGCCTGGGCAAGGAGGGGAACACCCCGCAGGCGCTGTACGCCGCGTGGCGCCGGGTCTTCCGCATCTTCCGCCAGTACACCGGCAGCAAGTCGCTGTTCGTGTGGACCGTGGGCTACTCCGGTTCCATCACGCCGCTGAAGACGGCATGGCCGGGCAGCGACTACGTCAACTACGTGGGCATCGACTCATACGACTGGTGCACCAAGCCCACCTGGTGCCCGGGCGACCAGTACCGGTACAAGACGGTCCTCAACGCCCTGCGCGCGTTCGACGGCGGCCGCCCGGCCGTCCTCGCCGAAACGGCGACCGGTCTGCAGACCGCCGACAAGGGCAAGTGGCTCGGTGCGGCGTTCAAGACCGCGCAGGCCGACCACATCAACGCCCTGGTGTGGTTCGACGAGATCGTGCCCAACACCACCCAGCCCGACTGGCGGCTCGCCTCCCCGCCCTCGGCGCAGGCCGGCATCCAGGCCGCCCTCAGGCAGCCCAACATCGCCTCTCCGAAGTACCGCAGCATCACGACGCTGGAGACATACGCCATGACCGCCAGCTGGGCCAGGGCCATCCGCTAG
- a CDS encoding cold-shock protein has protein sequence MAQGTVKWFNAEKGYGFIAVDGGADVFVHYSAIQMDGYRTLEEGQRVDFEISQGQKGPQADMVRLATG, from the coding sequence ATGGCTCAGGGCACCGTCAAGTGGTTCAACGCGGAGAAGGGGTACGGCTTCATCGCGGTCGACGGTGGTGCGGACGTCTTCGTCCACTACAGCGCGATCCAGATGGACGGCTACCGCACCCTGGAAGAAGGCCAGCGGGTCGATTTCGAGATCTCGCAGGGCCAGAAGGGGCCGCAGGCGGACATGGTCCGTCTGGCGACCGGCTGA